From a region of the Geothrix sp. 21YS21S-2 genome:
- the ortB gene encoding 2-amino-4-oxopentanoate thiolase subunit OrtB, translating into MKDMSYQAVMGRRNEIMKASLGIDFTDYIQSPIAFDYERMMRETGYALEDIVRIQAETKVGNTPLFELTNLTEAVRAFAGPGKGARILVKDEAANAGGSFKARRAAISAFEAKKRGYAGLVAATSGNYGAAVASQAAMRGLKCIIVQEVFDSRGVGQPEILEKSRACEAYGAEVQRLSVGPELFFQLLLTLETTGFFNASLYTPFGIKGVETLGVEVAEQVRARYGQDPDAVVITHAGGGNLTGTARGLIAAGSTGTRVVACSVDLGGLHMASDTDFNRKSFTTGHTGFGVPFATWPDRVDVPRNAARSLRYMDEYQLVTQGEVFYVTELLAKLEGLERGPAGNTSLTAAVTLARAMDRDQIVVVQETEYTGAGKHHNRQLSFARENGIEVRVGDPRENVPGRVIVIPERLEQVRGSVQDMDKLRLSYLRNAAKAHPIPLWSDADRAFLAADLKKDLDWVAQAAATL; encoded by the coding sequence ATGAAGGACATGTCCTACCAGGCCGTCATGGGCCGGCGCAACGAGATCATGAAGGCCAGCCTGGGGATCGATTTCACCGACTACATCCAGAGCCCCATCGCCTTCGACTACGAGCGCATGATGCGCGAGACCGGGTACGCCCTGGAGGACATCGTCCGAATCCAGGCGGAGACCAAGGTCGGCAACACGCCGCTGTTCGAACTGACCAACCTCACCGAGGCGGTGCGCGCCTTCGCGGGCCCCGGCAAGGGCGCCCGCATCCTCGTCAAGGACGAGGCCGCCAACGCGGGCGGGTCCTTCAAGGCCCGCCGCGCGGCCATCAGCGCCTTCGAGGCGAAAAAGCGCGGCTACGCGGGCCTCGTGGCGGCCACCTCCGGCAACTACGGCGCGGCCGTGGCATCCCAGGCCGCCATGCGCGGGCTGAAGTGCATCATCGTCCAGGAGGTCTTCGACAGCCGTGGCGTGGGGCAGCCCGAGATCCTGGAGAAGAGCCGGGCCTGCGAGGCCTACGGGGCCGAAGTGCAGCGCCTCTCCGTGGGGCCCGAGCTCTTCTTCCAGCTGCTGCTCACCCTCGAGACCACGGGCTTCTTCAACGCCAGCCTCTACACCCCCTTCGGCATCAAGGGCGTGGAGACCCTGGGGGTCGAGGTGGCCGAACAGGTGCGGGCGCGCTACGGCCAGGATCCCGACGCCGTGGTCATCACCCACGCGGGCGGCGGCAACCTCACGGGCACCGCCCGCGGGCTCATCGCGGCCGGGAGCACCGGCACCCGCGTCGTGGCCTGCTCCGTGGACCTGGGCGGCCTGCACATGGCCTCCGACACGGACTTCAACCGCAAGTCCTTCACCACCGGCCACACGGGCTTCGGCGTGCCCTTCGCCACCTGGCCGGACCGGGTGGACGTGCCCCGCAACGCGGCCCGCAGCCTGCGCTACATGGACGAGTACCAGCTGGTCACCCAGGGCGAGGTGTTCTACGTCACCGAACTCCTGGCCAAGCTGGAGGGCCTGGAACGGGGCCCGGCGGGCAACACCAGCCTCACGGCGGCCGTGACCCTGGCCCGCGCCATGGACCGGGACCAGATCGTGGTGGTTCAGGAGACGGAGTACACCGGCGCCGGCAAGCACCACAACCGCCAGCTCTCCTTCGCCCGGGAGAACGGCATCGAGGTGCGGGTGGGCGATCCCCGGGAGAACGTCCCCGGCAGGGTGATCGTCATACCCGAGCGCCTGGAGCAGGTGCGGGGCAGCGTCCAGGACATGGACAAGCTGCGTCTGTCCTACCTGCGCAACGCCGCCAAGGCCCATCCCATCCCGCTGTGGAGCGATGCGGACCGGGCCTTCCTCGCCGCCGACCTCAAGAAGGACCTCGACTGGGTGGCCCAGGCCGCCGCGACCCTCTGA
- a CDS encoding alanine/ornithine racemase family PLP-dependent enzyme — protein sequence MYYRTPRLEIYPDRITANARSVIARCHAHGAKVACVTKVTCAHPAVVHALELGGADLIADSRISNLMSMANTGQALPLMLLRIPAPSRAADVVRCADTTLNSSVETIRLLSEAAQFLNVHHNIIVMVDVGDLREGVWPDQAIRVVREASRLPNINVAGLGCNLACYGGVIPSVENMNALIEVRDACRRATGLELATLSGGNSASLPLLESGLMPKEINQFRIGEAIVLGRNVLDRSPWTGTRQDTFRMVAEVVELERKPSVPVGDRGQDAFGGFEEFTDRGVRLRAICNLGRQDVTVDGIVPEDKGIIVLGGSSDHLVLDVEEAETPVKLGMELGFSPNYSALLALSTSPYVQKAVIRG from the coding sequence ATGTACTACCGGACCCCCCGCCTCGAGATCTACCCCGACCGCATCACGGCCAACGCCCGGTCCGTCATCGCCCGCTGCCACGCCCACGGCGCCAAGGTGGCCTGCGTCACCAAGGTCACCTGCGCCCACCCCGCGGTGGTGCACGCCCTGGAGCTGGGGGGGGCCGACCTCATCGCCGATTCCCGCATCTCCAACCTCATGTCCATGGCCAACACGGGCCAGGCCCTGCCCCTGATGCTCCTTCGCATCCCGGCGCCCTCGCGGGCCGCCGACGTGGTGCGCTGCGCGGACACCACCCTCAATTCCAGCGTGGAGACCATCCGGCTCCTCTCCGAGGCGGCCCAGTTCCTGAACGTGCACCACAACATCATCGTCATGGTGGACGTGGGCGACCTGCGGGAGGGCGTCTGGCCCGACCAGGCCATCCGCGTGGTGCGCGAGGCCAGCCGGCTGCCCAACATCAACGTGGCCGGGCTGGGCTGCAACCTGGCCTGCTACGGCGGGGTCATCCCGTCGGTGGAGAACATGAACGCCCTCATCGAGGTCCGCGACGCCTGCCGCCGGGCCACGGGCCTGGAGCTGGCCACCCTGTCCGGGGGCAACAGCGCCAGCCTCCCGCTCCTGGAATCCGGTCTCATGCCCAAGGAAATCAACCAGTTCCGCATCGGGGAAGCCATCGTCCTGGGCCGCAACGTCCTGGACCGCAGCCCCTGGACCGGCACCCGCCAGGACACGTTCCGCATGGTCGCCGAGGTGGTGGAGCTGGAGCGAAAGCCCTCGGTGCCCGTGGGCGACCGTGGCCAGGACGCCTTCGGCGGCTTCGAGGAGTTCACGGACCGGGGCGTGCGCCTGCGGGCCATCTGCAACCTGGGCCGCCAGGACGTCACCGTGGACGGCATCGTGCCCGAGGACAAGGGGATCATCGTCCTGGGCGGCAGCAGCGACCACCTGGTGCTGGACGTGGAGGAGGCCGAAACGCCCGTGAAGCTGGGAATGGAGCTGGGATTTTCACCCAACTACAGTGCATTGCTGGCTTTATCAACCTCTCCCTACGTGCAGAAGGCCGTCATCAGGGGCTAG
- a CDS encoding glutamate mutase L, translating to MQVLTIEVGSTITKVNGFARDGRDGFRHLAQGFAPTSVALGDVGIGVREAVADLEGRFGGPAGTPETFVNSSAAGGLRMTVHGLTKGMTARAAQEASLGAGAIVKQVTAGPLDDFDLEELREIAPNMILLAGGVDYGEKDIVMRNAERIAGLGLKVPVVYAGNIALQRPIRRLFQEAGLELLLADNVFPDVDVLNVQPLRGQIHDLFSRHIVHAPGMAPFADLTRWGILPTPGAVLRGAELFAESMGDCLVFDVGGATTDVHSVTDGSLEFASRLVDPEPRAKRTVEGDLGVYVNAHHIVDTFGTEEWRARLLDLQALPATERERELTRWLCARAVEVGIRRHAGIVSDLYTPTGRKQIIKGKDLTSVKWVVATGGALTRVPGGSECLRAVCTGAGTHLLPPPEARILIDRDYLFSALGTLAQAYPDDVRTTFRRWAESEP from the coding sequence ATCCAGGTCCTGACCATCGAGGTGGGGAGCACGATCACGAAGGTGAACGGCTTCGCGCGGGATGGCCGGGACGGGTTCCGGCACCTGGCCCAGGGGTTCGCGCCCACCAGCGTGGCCCTGGGCGACGTGGGCATCGGCGTGCGGGAGGCCGTGGCCGACCTGGAGGGCCGCTTCGGCGGCCCCGCCGGGACGCCCGAGACCTTCGTGAACAGCTCCGCCGCAGGGGGCCTGCGCATGACCGTGCACGGGCTCACGAAGGGCATGACCGCCCGCGCCGCCCAGGAGGCCTCCCTGGGCGCCGGGGCCATCGTCAAGCAGGTGACCGCGGGCCCCCTGGACGACTTCGACCTGGAGGAGCTCCGGGAGATCGCCCCGAACATGATCCTGCTCGCAGGGGGCGTGGACTACGGCGAGAAGGACATCGTGATGCGCAACGCCGAGCGCATCGCCGGCCTGGGCCTGAAGGTGCCGGTGGTCTACGCCGGCAACATCGCGCTGCAGCGCCCCATCCGCAGGCTGTTCCAGGAGGCCGGCCTCGAGCTGCTCCTGGCCGACAACGTCTTCCCCGACGTGGACGTCCTCAACGTCCAGCCCCTGCGCGGCCAGATCCACGACCTCTTCAGCCGCCACATCGTCCACGCCCCGGGCATGGCCCCCTTCGCGGACCTCACCCGGTGGGGCATCCTGCCCACCCCGGGCGCGGTGCTGCGGGGGGCCGAGCTGTTCGCGGAGAGCATGGGGGACTGCCTGGTCTTCGACGTGGGCGGGGCCACCACGGACGTGCACTCCGTCACCGACGGCAGCCTGGAGTTCGCCAGCCGGCTGGTGGACCCCGAGCCACGGGCCAAGCGCACCGTGGAGGGCGACCTGGGGGTCTACGTGAACGCCCACCACATCGTGGACACCTTCGGCACCGAGGAGTGGCGCGCGCGCCTCCTGGACCTGCAGGCCCTGCCCGCCACGGAACGGGAGCGGGAGCTCACCCGGTGGCTCTGCGCCCGGGCCGTGGAGGTGGGCATCCGGCGCCACGCCGGGATCGTCTCGGACCTCTACACCCCCACCGGGCGCAAGCAGATCATCAAGGGCAAGGACCTCACCTCCGTGAAGTGGGTGGTGGCCACCGGCGGCGCCCTCACCCGGGTCCCGGGGGGTTCGGAGTGCCTGCGGGCCGTCTGCACCGGTGCCGGCACCCACCTGCTGCCCCCCCCGGAGGCGCGCATCCTCATCGACCGCGACTACCTCTTCTCGGCCCTGGGCACCCTGGCCCAGGCCTACCCGGACGACGTGAGGACCACCTTCCGCCGCTGGGCCGAATCGGAGCCCTGA
- the alr gene encoding alanine racemase, whose protein sequence is MLYQTHARVHLGNIRRNLEGIRAQVGPDRLVLIAVKANAYGHGAVAVSRMAEGLGLADWLGVATVPEGLELREAGLRLPILKFSPTFPEEMAAAVAADLTLTVCEPENIRLLQAAARGLGRQARVHLKIDTGMGRIGVTPEEAPALALFIERDCPDLVLEGLMTHLPVSDEEAGIPYTRAEIALFRETASALAAAIGRMPGLVHCSNSGAVLGHEEGWLSMVRPGVMIYGHYPDATTPRTIPLHPGMSVVTRLAFVKQVAGGTAIGYGRTWVAERDTWIGTIPAGYADGFNRLFSNRGRVLLQGRSYPVVGRVCMDQCMIDLGPETSAAPGDEVVLMGRSGREEIPAQEWADVLGTITYEVTCQINARVERVFDPETA, encoded by the coding sequence ATGCTCTACCAGACCCACGCCCGTGTGCATCTCGGGAACATCCGCAGGAACCTCGAGGGCATCCGCGCCCAGGTGGGCCCGGACCGCTTGGTCCTCATCGCCGTCAAGGCGAACGCCTACGGACACGGGGCTGTGGCGGTCTCGCGCATGGCCGAGGGCCTGGGCCTCGCCGACTGGCTGGGCGTGGCCACCGTCCCCGAAGGCCTGGAACTGCGGGAGGCCGGGCTCAGGCTGCCGATCCTCAAGTTCTCCCCCACGTTCCCGGAAGAGATGGCCGCGGCGGTGGCGGCGGACCTCACCCTGACCGTCTGCGAGCCGGAGAACATCCGCCTCCTTCAGGCCGCCGCCCGCGGCCTGGGGCGGCAGGCGCGGGTGCATCTCAAGATCGACACCGGCATGGGCCGCATCGGCGTGACGCCGGAAGAGGCGCCCGCCCTGGCGCTCTTCATCGAGCGCGACTGCCCGGACCTGGTGCTGGAAGGGCTCATGACCCACCTGCCGGTGAGCGACGAGGAGGCCGGGATCCCCTACACCCGGGCCGAGATCGCCCTCTTCCGGGAGACCGCCTCGGCCCTGGCCGCCGCCATCGGGCGCATGCCGGGCCTGGTGCACTGCTCCAACTCCGGCGCGGTCCTGGGCCACGAGGAGGGCTGGCTCTCCATGGTGCGGCCCGGCGTCATGATCTACGGCCACTACCCGGACGCCACCACGCCGCGGACCATCCCCCTCCACCCCGGCATGTCCGTCGTCACCCGCCTCGCCTTCGTCAAGCAGGTCGCCGGCGGCACCGCCATCGGCTACGGCCGCACCTGGGTGGCCGAACGGGACACCTGGATCGGCACGATCCCCGCGGGCTACGCCGACGGCTTCAACCGCCTCTTCTCCAACCGCGGCCGGGTCCTGCTCCAGGGGCGCTCCTACCCCGTCGTCGGCCGCGTGTGCATGGACCAGTGCATGATCGACCTGGGCCCCGAGACCTCCGCCGCCCCGGGCGACGAGGTGGTGCTCATGGGCCGCAGCGGCCGCGAGGAGATCCCCGCCCAGGAGTGGGCGGACGTCCTCGGAACCATCACCTACGAAGTCACCTGCCAGATCAACGCCCGCGTGGAGCGGGTCTTCGACCCGGAAACAGCCTGA
- the ortA gene encoding 2-amino-4-oxopentanoate thiolase subunit OrtA, whose amino-acid sequence MMNVIPKGTWVEIERVLLQPGDRAPNLPEETRICPYVLRISGFLQEDAELGAQVTVHSLIGHAHQGALKVVNPGYSHSFGTTVPELLHIGVRP is encoded by the coding sequence ATGATGAACGTCATTCCCAAGGGCACCTGGGTCGAGATCGAGCGGGTGCTGCTTCAGCCCGGGGACCGGGCCCCCAATCTCCCGGAAGAGACCCGGATCTGTCCCTACGTCCTCAGAATCTCGGGCTTCCTCCAGGAGGATGCCGAACTGGGAGCCCAGGTCACGGTGCACAGCCTGATCGGCCATGCCCACCAGGGCGCCCTGAAGGTCGTCAATCCCGGCTATTCCCACAGCTTCGGCACGACCGTTCCGGAACTCCTCCACATCGGGGTGCGCCCATGA
- the oraS gene encoding D-ornithine 4,5-aminomutase subunit OraS, with product MTDETQARKDRFALRQAELAQLSDAQLKERFWQLCNQVVAPIVDLARTHTSPSIERSVLLRMGVDSVSSHGVVDRIFEAGLLPKGAGNVLLKVGEREGKDVRGAAAAILENKDVLKNLFQSVNA from the coding sequence ATGACGGATGAAACCCAGGCCCGGAAAGACCGGTTCGCGCTCCGCCAGGCCGAACTGGCCCAGCTGAGCGACGCCCAGCTCAAGGAACGCTTCTGGCAGCTCTGCAACCAGGTGGTGGCACCCATCGTGGACCTCGCCCGCACCCACACCAGCCCGTCCATCGAGCGCTCCGTACTCCTGCGCATGGGCGTGGACAGCGTCAGCTCCCACGGCGTGGTGGACCGCATCTTCGAGGCGGGCCTGCTGCCCAAGGGCGCGGGCAACGTGCTCCTGAAGGTGGGTGAGCGGGAAGGCAAGGACGTGCGCGGCGCCGCCGCGGCCATCCTCGAGAACAAGGACGTCCTCAAGAACCTCTTCCAGAGCGTGAACGCATGA
- a CDS encoding aminotransferase class I/II-fold pyridoxal phosphate-dependent enzyme — MTMQLKDLGKAVLDTEYAVRGPIVARAQELEKHGREVIYCNIGNPQSLGQRPITYVRQLLALCEYPELITAAAGLFPADVLETAQAILKGSRHGLGAYSESRGVRFIREAVAEFIQERDGAGIDPDQVFLTDGASKGVQSILKLLIAGPADGIMIPIPQYPLYSATITLYEGRIVPYGLDEADHWRLNPALLEAALAKAQAEGTRVKAICVINPGNPTGAVLDEANIAMVLEFARKHGLSVLADEVYQENIYLAGDRFVSFAKVLQERGIRDVSLFSFHSCSKGFQGECGVRGGYFEYRNVPEDVAAQILKLQSVSLCANLAGQVATYAMVRPPRPGTPSYALYQQERGGILESMKQRAVILAEGLNRIEGITCNVIAGAMYAFPRVALPPGVTDDAWCMALLEETGICVVPGSGFGQAEGTAHFRTTILPPTEKIRAVVEKLAAFHRAYSARV, encoded by the coding sequence ATGACCATGCAACTCAAGGATCTCGGAAAAGCCGTGTTGGACACGGAATACGCGGTGCGCGGCCCCATCGTCGCCCGTGCCCAGGAGCTGGAGAAGCATGGCCGGGAGGTCATCTACTGCAACATCGGAAACCCCCAGTCCCTGGGCCAGCGCCCCATCACCTACGTGCGCCAGCTCCTGGCCCTGTGCGAGTATCCCGAGCTGATCACGGCCGCCGCCGGCCTCTTCCCCGCCGACGTCCTGGAGACCGCCCAGGCCATCCTCAAGGGCTCCCGCCACGGCCTGGGGGCCTACAGCGAGAGCCGCGGCGTGCGCTTCATCCGCGAGGCCGTGGCCGAGTTCATCCAGGAGCGCGACGGGGCTGGGATCGACCCCGACCAGGTGTTTCTCACCGACGGCGCCAGCAAGGGCGTCCAGAGCATCCTGAAGCTCCTCATCGCCGGGCCCGCCGACGGGATCATGATCCCCATTCCCCAGTACCCCCTCTACAGCGCCACCATCACCCTCTACGAGGGCCGCATCGTGCCGTACGGCCTGGACGAGGCCGACCACTGGCGGCTCAACCCCGCCCTCCTGGAGGCCGCCCTGGCCAAGGCCCAGGCCGAGGGCACCCGGGTCAAGGCCATCTGCGTCATCAACCCGGGCAACCCCACCGGCGCGGTGCTGGACGAGGCGAACATCGCCATGGTCCTGGAGTTCGCCCGGAAGCACGGCCTTTCCGTCCTGGCCGACGAGGTCTACCAGGAGAACATCTACCTGGCCGGCGACAGGTTCGTCTCCTTCGCCAAGGTCCTCCAGGAACGGGGGATCCGGGACGTGTCGCTCTTCAGCTTCCACTCCTGCTCCAAGGGCTTCCAGGGCGAGTGCGGCGTGCGGGGCGGCTACTTCGAGTACCGCAACGTCCCCGAGGACGTGGCCGCCCAGATCCTCAAGCTCCAGTCGGTGAGCCTCTGCGCCAACCTGGCCGGCCAGGTGGCCACGTACGCCATGGTGCGCCCCCCCCGCCCCGGAACCCCCTCCTACGCGCTCTACCAGCAGGAGCGCGGCGGCATCCTCGAGAGCATGAAGCAGCGCGCCGTCATCCTGGCCGAGGGCCTGAACCGCATCGAAGGCATCACCTGCAACGTCATCGCCGGCGCCATGTACGCCTTCCCCCGGGTCGCCCTGCCCCCCGGCGTCACCGACGACGCCTGGTGCATGGCGCTCCTGGAGGAGACCGGCATCTGCGTGGTGCCCGGCTCCGGCTTCGGCCAGGCCGAGGGCACCGCCCACTTCCGCACCACCATCCTGCCCCCCACCGAGAAGATCCGCGCGGTGGTGGAGAAGCTGGCCGCCTTCCACCGGGCCTACAGCGCCCGGGTCTGA
- the oraE gene encoding D-ornithine 4,5-aminomutase subunit OraE, translated as MSEHLEPNVKLDIEHILEGLEDYHPPRKGWTWRDVPTEGVNMGPFHFRDMSKPLKNSIGLPASKYFDHIDPQPSCVVTTEIASGRFEDDIRRMRMAAWHGADHIMVIRTTGQSHIDGLLEGTPEGIGGVPITRKQIRASRKACDLIEEEVGRPINFHSYVSGVAGPEVAVLFAEEGINGAHQDPQYNVLYRNVNMYRSFVDAAEAKSVMAGAGIFQIDGAHNANATAKAGWLVMPELMVQHGINCAFSVAAGMDRSLIGLSTVPPNSPPAPKLWFDLPYAVALRDFFSEYKMRAQQNTRYIEADIEEAVRTHTVDTLISMLTRADIQSTITPDEGRNVPWHYNNIRGVQTVKQTWAALDGIKELLTLNHDGPLGGMVRDLKERAVAFLEEVVEQGGYFAAVEQGFFVDSAKYPERSGDGIARDGKGGVGAGSLIPRDADYFAPVCSHFGHNHVPEGLDKPCAPIQGCTLCVPGKIVYIDELDPEDSCDRRLEKTLPYRKGGLIRPEAEWAGDGTVLIQLFVPENEDIAPVYATEMARKMGLADPEVINTMVLHPSEGCFVEVKGKVAFDIEKSTLKIPEKEIILPEEVLRAAVKATGLRVVAGTVGEDEHSVGLREILDIKHGGIEKYGVKYTYLGTSVPLGKLVDAAIETGAQAILISTIISHNDVHRAQMRKLAELCREKGIRDSVVLIAGGTQVNRDMAAETGLDATFGRGTKGIHVVNAMVKVLRARGVV; from the coding sequence ATGAGCGAGCATCTCGAACCCAACGTCAAGCTCGACATCGAGCACATCCTCGAGGGCCTGGAGGACTACCATCCCCCACGCAAGGGCTGGACCTGGCGCGACGTGCCCACCGAGGGCGTCAACATGGGCCCCTTCCACTTCCGGGACATGTCCAAGCCCCTGAAGAACTCCATCGGGCTCCCCGCCTCCAAGTACTTCGACCACATCGACCCCCAGCCCTCCTGCGTGGTCACCACCGAGATCGCCTCCGGGCGCTTCGAGGACGACATCCGCCGCATGCGCATGGCGGCCTGGCACGGGGCGGACCACATCATGGTCATCCGCACCACCGGCCAGAGCCACATCGACGGCCTGCTGGAAGGCACCCCCGAGGGCATCGGCGGGGTGCCCATCACCCGCAAGCAGATCCGCGCCAGCCGCAAGGCCTGCGACCTCATCGAGGAGGAGGTGGGCCGGCCCATCAACTTCCATTCCTACGTCTCGGGCGTGGCGGGCCCCGAAGTGGCCGTGCTGTTCGCCGAGGAGGGCATCAACGGCGCCCACCAGGACCCCCAGTACAACGTCCTCTACCGCAACGTGAACATGTACCGCTCCTTCGTGGACGCCGCCGAGGCCAAGTCGGTCATGGCCGGCGCCGGCATCTTCCAGATCGACGGGGCCCACAACGCCAACGCCACCGCCAAGGCGGGCTGGCTGGTGATGCCCGAGCTCATGGTGCAGCACGGCATCAACTGCGCCTTCTCCGTGGCCGCGGGCATGGACCGGAGCCTCATCGGGCTGTCCACCGTGCCCCCCAACTCCCCCCCGGCCCCCAAGCTCTGGTTCGACCTGCCCTACGCCGTGGCCCTGCGCGACTTCTTCAGCGAGTACAAGATGCGGGCCCAGCAGAACACCCGCTACATCGAGGCCGACATCGAGGAGGCCGTGCGCACCCACACGGTGGACACCCTCATCTCCATGCTCACCCGCGCCGACATCCAGTCCACCATCACCCCGGACGAAGGCCGCAACGTGCCCTGGCACTACAACAACATCCGCGGCGTCCAGACCGTCAAGCAGACCTGGGCCGCCCTGGACGGCATCAAGGAGCTGCTGACCCTCAACCACGACGGCCCCCTGGGCGGCATGGTGCGCGACCTCAAGGAGCGCGCCGTGGCCTTCCTGGAGGAGGTGGTGGAACAGGGCGGCTACTTCGCCGCCGTGGAGCAGGGCTTCTTCGTGGACTCCGCCAAGTACCCCGAGCGCAGCGGCGACGGCATCGCCCGCGACGGCAAGGGCGGCGTGGGCGCGGGCTCCCTGATCCCCCGGGACGCCGACTACTTCGCCCCCGTGTGCAGCCACTTCGGCCACAACCACGTGCCCGAAGGCCTGGACAAGCCCTGCGCCCCCATCCAGGGCTGCACCCTCTGCGTGCCCGGGAAGATCGTCTACATCGACGAGCTGGACCCCGAGGACTCCTGCGACCGCCGCCTGGAGAAGACCCTGCCCTACCGCAAGGGCGGCCTCATCCGCCCCGAGGCCGAGTGGGCCGGGGACGGCACGGTGCTCATCCAGCTCTTCGTGCCCGAGAACGAGGACATCGCCCCGGTGTACGCCACCGAGATGGCCCGCAAGATGGGCCTCGCGGACCCCGAGGTGATCAACACCATGGTCCTGCACCCCTCCGAAGGCTGCTTCGTGGAGGTCAAGGGCAAGGTGGCCTTCGACATCGAGAAGAGCACCCTGAAGATCCCCGAGAAGGAGATCATCCTCCCCGAGGAGGTCCTGCGCGCCGCCGTGAAGGCCACGGGCCTGCGCGTGGTGGCCGGCACCGTGGGCGAGGACGAGCACAGCGTGGGCCTTCGCGAGATCCTGGACATCAAGCACGGCGGCATCGAGAAGTACGGCGTCAAGTACACCTACCTGGGCACCTCGGTGCCCCTGGGCAAGCTGGTGGACGCGGCCATCGAGACCGGGGCCCAGGCCATCCTCATCTCCACGATCATCAGCCACAACGACGTGCACCGCGCCCAGATGCGCAAGCTGGCGGAACTCTGCCGGGAAAAGGGCATCCGGGACAGCGTGGTCCTGATCGCCGGGGGCACCCAGGTGAACCGGGACATGGCCGCCGAGACGGGCCTGGACGCCACCTTCGGGCGGGGCACCAAGGGCATCCACGTCGTCAACGCCATGGTCAAGGTCCTCCGGGCCCGGGGCGTGGTGTAG